The Parashewanella spongiae genome has a window encoding:
- a CDS encoding ABC transporter ATP-binding protein encodes MNNDMENNAKKHKNKLVTLRDINKIYTKGQIQTHALHDISLDIYQGEFVAISGPSGCGKSTLLSILGLLDAATTGNYQLTDIDVSDLSVDQRSKIRNQHIGFVFQSFNLIEHLSVFDNIALPLEHRGESSKTIKQAVDKHLLLVNMESHKHHKPNQLSGGQQQRVAIARALVGEPKLLLVDEPTGNLDSRNGDLVMQQLKTLNEQGVTIVMVTHDERYSLMAQRKIRLFDGEVLAETKGAIA; translated from the coding sequence ATGAACAATGACATGGAAAATAACGCCAAAAAACACAAAAACAAATTAGTCACATTACGAGATATCAACAAAATCTACACCAAAGGACAAATACAAACCCACGCATTACATGATATTAGTTTGGATATTTATCAAGGAGAGTTTGTTGCTATTTCAGGCCCGTCTGGGTGCGGTAAATCCACATTACTCAGTATTCTCGGATTGTTAGATGCGGCCACTACGGGTAATTATCAGTTAACCGATATTGATGTAAGTGATTTATCGGTCGATCAAAGGTCAAAAATACGCAACCAACACATTGGTTTTGTTTTTCAATCTTTTAATTTAATCGAACATTTAAGTGTTTTTGATAATATCGCTTTGCCATTAGAGCACCGCGGTGAGTCTTCAAAAACTATCAAGCAAGCCGTAGATAAACATCTTTTATTGGTCAATATGGAAAGCCATAAACACCATAAACCGAACCAGTTATCGGGTGGTCAACAGCAACGAGTGGCTATCGCTCGGGCATTAGTCGGCGAACCAAAACTCTTGCTAGTGGATGAACCAACAGGGAATTTAGACAGCCGAAATGGTGACTTGGTTATGCAGCAGCTCAAAACGCTCAACGAGCAAGGGGTTACCATTGTTATGGTGACCCATGACGAACGATATAGCTTGATGGCGCAGCGGAAAATTCGCTTGTTCGATGGTGAAGTACTTGCCGAAACTAAGGGGGCTATTGCATGA
- a CDS encoding HlyD family secretion protein, with translation MQIDLNKPNKFNQIKKVIIGTLLLLISVFSIWQLNQQPIPSISRSQLQTVEVQRGDIDIMAPVYGEYSSLYERLLSAPVNGKVVEIFVRAGTDVKPDTAIARLSNPDLDQKLIEEQTNLARMQSEFKTFKLQKQSQQLEAESQLSEIKSQLQAAKLELDANLKLAEHGIVAKIDLERAQLTYIQLEKKLSYSQNLYQKQQQMHLLEIEQQQSLVHIQEQQFELTQNKIKDLLIIAGIEGSLQSLDIELGQQLVLGVSIGRVGSKSELMVQLKLPQRLSGKVSLGALVELRNPKGSYTARISQLSSIIESGFINAEAILEGDLPSNIRPAQPVNAYVFVEHVSNALFAEQQPGLVPISTQTLYSLPPDLTQLESNQLMQVNVEFGELTKGKVIINKGVQIGHQIAINDLSHWQEFKTINIKE, from the coding sequence ATGCAGATAGATTTAAATAAGCCGAATAAGTTTAACCAAATAAAGAAAGTGATTATTGGTACCCTTTTATTGTTAATCAGCGTGTTTTCGATTTGGCAATTAAATCAACAACCAATACCTTCAATTTCACGCTCACAATTGCAAACCGTCGAAGTTCAACGAGGTGACATTGATATTATGGCACCAGTATATGGCGAATACTCATCCTTATATGAGAGGTTATTGAGTGCTCCAGTTAATGGAAAAGTCGTAGAGATATTTGTGAGGGCGGGAACCGATGTAAAACCAGATACGGCAATAGCACGCCTAAGTAATCCAGATTTAGATCAGAAACTGATTGAAGAGCAAACCAATCTGGCGCGTATGCAATCAGAATTTAAGACGTTCAAATTACAAAAGCAAAGTCAGCAACTTGAAGCTGAATCTCAATTATCAGAAATCAAAAGTCAGCTACAAGCGGCGAAGCTTGAGCTCGATGCCAATCTAAAACTCGCAGAGCACGGCATTGTGGCAAAAATAGATTTAGAGCGTGCGCAATTAACTTATATTCAGCTAGAAAAAAAGTTGAGTTACAGCCAAAATCTTTATCAAAAACAACAGCAGATGCACTTGTTAGAAATAGAGCAACAACAGAGTTTGGTTCATATTCAGGAGCAGCAATTCGAATTAACCCAAAATAAAATAAAAGATTTACTGATTATTGCGGGTATTGAAGGCAGTTTGCAAAGTCTAGATATTGAACTGGGTCAACAGCTTGTACTAGGTGTATCAATTGGAAGAGTTGGTTCCAAATCAGAGCTAATGGTTCAACTTAAACTACCACAGAGATTGTCAGGTAAAGTGAGTTTAGGTGCCTTAGTTGAATTAAGGAATCCAAAAGGAAGCTATACCGCGCGGATCTCCCAATTAAGTTCAATCATTGAGTCAGGTTTTATTAATGCTGAAGCCATACTCGAAGGTGACTTGCCAAGTAATATTCGACCAGCACAACCCGTAAATGCTTATGTGTTTGTTGAACATGTATCCAATGCACTATTTGCTGAGCAACAACCCGGTTTAGTGCCCATATCAACTCAAACGCTTTATTCCTTACCACCTGATTTGACACAGCTTGAAAGTAATCAACTAATGCAAGTGAATGTTGAGTTTGGTGAACTCACCAAAGGAAAAGTTATCATTAATAAAGGCGTACAAATAGGGCATCAAATCGCCATTAATGATTTAAGCCACTGGCAAGAGTTTAAAACAATAAACATAAAAGAATAA
- a CDS encoding carboxypeptidase-like regulatory domain-containing protein, producing the protein MSALEKTKLLPLAIIISTVLSGCGGNDNDDNTIIPDTPINLPPVVTAANITTAENTEATLTAAASDTDGQIASYSWRKTAGPDITLSNTTSSTLTFTAPSVSEDTDAVFEVTVTDDDGATAVATATVSITDVAEPTPQVITVRGRVTDSPIPNARVSIVVGDDDPIEVPADAEGNYEFPLTYDASRNDDFVKITALGAEEGSNIRLISNVGSVQQIQQAADETTNVVTKDDLFTVNVTNVSTAVDALMKNANNGNEIDTLAEFEKSSLEYEPDMVMPLATAIKLVIDFSDDAQQPQTVGNRAPGLPEGSDDTADLVSDLSQVQAYILSALQSNSDEYDQANSAIEGDADLITSNVGNAATLTGNFYLKASDNMFEGDRLTLNSDNSGVLRNRTLDVSPVDITWAIDESGLVLTYGDNGVLSHDNTVVLPESSTEAFEVIRTSSLIRMMSSTGDSAQVSVQHTHVTRPENATDNTDATAVSTPSFGAQLLKESILKDPNEFFDTTDAEYTIPTPSGMTEDDIVNSGVPNYVDDQYKGSGRSIMKLNFNADSDASLTRYQLDNSNEFTTQTIPVTAQVNNDNHLEANVNGQPISFDFAFFSETSPLYINGMLTSPGEGEATRATPISSYLLKKEDDTAWSATNALGIYTLNWNMDTPNKHFWIELKDNGLAVTIKTEDANDNDQLENSEFSIEAGKWEIGSDGILTIRRYSQATIPEEPGNPQSCQPDAFTPSETGNCKIWHERKWDIQSIKGNQYFVVHNHQFHELSDTLPTAGTVTGNTVYSAIDNRKWTKVGTEDSARPVAIPAELLPPANNP; encoded by the coding sequence ATGAGTGCTTTAGAAAAGACTAAGTTACTACCACTAGCTATAATTATTTCAACCGTATTATCAGGCTGTGGTGGCAATGATAATGATGACAATACTATTATTCCAGATACACCAATTAACCTACCTCCTGTTGTAACTGCTGCAAATATTACTACTGCAGAAAACACTGAAGCAACTCTAACTGCTGCCGCATCTGACACGGATGGTCAAATCGCTTCTTACTCTTGGCGTAAAACTGCAGGCCCTGACATTACACTTTCCAATACAACTTCAAGTACGCTGACATTCACCGCACCGAGTGTATCTGAAGATACTGACGCGGTATTTGAAGTAACGGTTACTGACGATGATGGCGCAACAGCAGTCGCCACTGCTACAGTGTCAATTACCGACGTAGCTGAACCAACGCCTCAAGTTATTACAGTTAGAGGCAGAGTCACCGACAGCCCAATTCCAAACGCTCGGGTATCTATTGTTGTTGGTGATGATGATCCTATTGAAGTTCCTGCCGATGCAGAAGGTAACTATGAATTCCCATTAACTTACGATGCATCAAGAAATGATGACTTTGTAAAAATCACAGCATTAGGTGCGGAAGAAGGTTCAAATATTCGCTTAATTTCCAATGTTGGTAGCGTACAACAAATCCAACAAGCGGCTGATGAAACTACCAATGTTGTAACCAAAGATGACCTATTTACAGTGAACGTTACTAACGTTTCTACCGCTGTTGATGCATTAATGAAAAACGCAAATAATGGCAATGAAATTGATACCCTCGCTGAATTTGAAAAAAGCAGCCTAGAGTATGAGCCTGACATGGTTATGCCTTTAGCCACTGCTATTAAGCTCGTGATTGACTTTTCCGATGACGCCCAGCAACCACAAACGGTTGGAAATCGTGCTCCTGGTTTACCAGAGGGCTCTGATGACACAGCTGATTTAGTGAGTGACTTAAGTCAAGTTCAAGCTTACATTTTATCTGCGCTGCAAAGCAACAGTGATGAATATGACCAAGCTAATTCTGCTATCGAAGGTGATGCTGACTTAATAACAAGCAACGTCGGTAACGCGGCTACACTTACCGGCAACTTTTACTTGAAAGCCTCTGACAATATGTTCGAAGGTGACAGACTCACCCTTAACTCAGACAATTCTGGAGTGTTAAGAAACCGAACACTCGATGTATCACCTGTTGATATTACATGGGCAATCGATGAAAGCGGATTAGTATTAACTTACGGTGACAATGGTGTTTTGTCGCACGATAATACCGTCGTTCTACCTGAATCTTCAACTGAAGCATTTGAGGTGATTCGAACGAGCAGTTTAATTAGAATGATGTCATCAACAGGCGATTCGGCTCAAGTTTCGGTGCAACATACTCATGTAACTAGACCAGAAAATGCGACTGATAATACTGATGCGACTGCAGTTTCTACTCCTTCTTTTGGTGCTCAACTGCTTAAAGAAAGCATATTAAAAGATCCCAATGAATTTTTTGATACCACAGATGCTGAGTACACCATTCCAACGCCAAGTGGGATGACTGAGGATGACATTGTGAATTCTGGAGTACCAAATTATGTTGATGATCAATATAAAGGCTCCGGCCGAAGCATTATGAAATTAAACTTTAATGCTGATTCAGATGCGAGTCTCACTCGTTATCAGTTAGATAACAGTAATGAGTTCACAACTCAAACAATTCCTGTTACGGCTCAAGTTAATAATGATAATCATCTAGAAGCTAACGTTAATGGGCAGCCAATATCATTCGATTTTGCCTTCTTCAGTGAAACTTCACCGTTATACATCAATGGCATGTTAACTTCACCAGGTGAGGGTGAAGCCACAAGAGCTACACCTATTAGTAGTTACCTATTGAAGAAAGAAGATGATACCGCTTGGTCAGCAACGAATGCTTTAGGTATTTATACCTTGAACTGGAATATGGATACGCCAAATAAGCACTTCTGGATTGAGCTTAAAGATAATGGCCTTGCTGTTACAATAAAAACTGAAGATGCAAATGATAATGATCAACTCGAAAATAGCGAGTTCAGCATTGAAGCAGGTAAATGGGAAATTGGAAGTGATGGAATACTGACTATCCGTCGTTATTCGCAGGCCACAATTCCTGAAGAGCCTGGTAATCCTCAATCTTGCCAACCCGATGCATTCACTCCAAGTGAAACAGGGAATTGTAAAATTTGGCATGAAAGAAAATGGGATATTCAAAGTATTAAAGGAAACCAATACTTTGTAGTCCATAATCATCAATTCCATGAGCTGTCTGACACTTTACCAACAGCTGGTACGGTAACAGGTAATACTGTTTATTCTGCAATTGATAACCGAAAATGGACTAAAGTCGGCACCGAAGATAGCGCAAGGCCAGTAGCTATTCCGGCTGAACTATTACCACCTGCAAACAATCCATAA
- a CDS encoding RluA family pseudouridine synthase, with the protein MQIFEYNPPLIPWLDIRYTDKDIIVINKSSGLLSNPGRATHTHDCAITRLQQLYPEAILLHRLDCDTSGIMVFARNKKAESSIKTQFQNKLTKKEYIAEVSGLLQSKIGTIDIRIGPDKSNPPFQIATELGKSAVTHYQVLNEQQGITLVKLMPETGRTHQLRVHMHELGHQILGDNFYGSPCIAGLRNRLSLHAQRLTFFHPYTGKEMTFFSKHPF; encoded by the coding sequence ATGCAAATCTTTGAATACAATCCACCATTAATCCCATGGCTCGATATCCGTTATACCGATAAAGACATTATTGTTATTAACAAGTCCTCAGGTTTATTGTCAAATCCAGGCAGAGCAACTCACACTCACGATTGTGCGATTACTCGGCTTCAACAACTATACCCTGAAGCTATTTTACTCCATAGGCTTGATTGCGACACCTCTGGAATAATGGTATTTGCTCGAAATAAAAAAGCGGAATCGAGTATCAAAACTCAGTTTCAAAATAAATTAACAAAAAAAGAATACATCGCAGAGGTCAGCGGTCTATTACAAAGTAAAATTGGCACCATTGATATAAGGATTGGCCCAGATAAAAGCAATCCGCCATTTCAAATTGCGACAGAGCTAGGTAAAAGTGCTGTAACCCATTATCAAGTGTTGAATGAACAGCAAGGTATTACTTTAGTGAAACTAATGCCTGAAACTGGGCGAACTCACCAGTTACGTGTTCATATGCACGAGTTAGGACACCAAATTCTTGGCGATAATTTCTATGGTTCACCCTGTATTGCAGGTTTAAGAAATCGTTTGAGCTTACATGCACAACGTTTAACTTTCTTTCATCCGTACACTGGTAAAGAAATGACATTCTTCAGTAAACACCCTTTTTAA
- a CDS encoding group II intron maturase-specific domain-containing protein, whose product MNEFDFLGFNFQRITGLIKGTSYIKIQASKKSQTKLKNKLRDIVKHRTSNTLGVLINKVNQVLRGWKHYFAGIGYPRGVFFRINGFVVNRFYRWHRRLSQRRSKYLSRGAYEKLRQAGLEYLPTTR is encoded by the coding sequence ATGAATGAGTTTGATTTCCTCGGTTTTAACTTTCAACGGATCACAGGCCTCATCAAAGGCACCAGTTACATTAAGATACAGGCGTCTAAGAAGAGCCAAACAAAGCTGAAAAATAAACTCAGAGACATAGTGAAGCATCGAACCTCAAATACACTTGGCGTACTGATAAATAAAGTTAATCAAGTTCTGAGGGGATGGAAACACTATTTTGCTGGGATAGGTTATCCCAGAGGTGTATTTTTCAGAATAAATGGATTTGTAGTAAACCGGTTCTATCGCTGGCATCGTCGCTTAAGTCAACGTCGAAGCAAGTATCTATCACGAGGTGCTTACGAAAAATTACGCCAAGCTGGTCTTGAGTATTTACCCACGACAAGATGA
- a CDS encoding reverse transcriptase domain-containing protein, which produces MANTPVNIRILQRKLYLRSKLNSELRFYSLYDKLSRLDILEEAYRRCKANKGGAGIDGITFSYLEQQKKVVALLKEIQTQLQQKNYRPSPVKRVEILKDNGKTRKLGIPIISDRIVQMAMTIVMQPVYEPHLHEHSYGYRPCRSAQQAVKVIEMSLKQGYQHVLDADLSAYFDTIPHAKLMTKIERRISDSSFLSLLKSFIKAPISIETVNGKWRIEASRCGTPQGGVISPLLANIYLNDFCLKIHEKTPCKIVTYADDFVVLHKQTYTQEQLD; this is translated from the coding sequence ATGGCTAACACTCCAGTAAATATCAGAATATTACAGCGAAAACTTTACTTACGCTCAAAGCTTAACTCGGAGCTTCGATTTTACAGCTTGTACGATAAACTCAGTCGCCTAGATATACTCGAAGAAGCCTATCGACGATGCAAAGCCAATAAAGGCGGAGCAGGAATTGATGGCATCACATTCAGTTATCTAGAGCAGCAAAAGAAAGTCGTTGCGCTGTTAAAAGAAATTCAAACTCAATTACAACAGAAAAACTATCGACCTAGCCCAGTCAAACGAGTAGAAATACTCAAAGACAACGGCAAAACGCGGAAACTTGGGATCCCGATAATCAGTGACAGAATTGTGCAAATGGCGATGACAATAGTGATGCAACCCGTCTACGAACCTCATTTACATGAACACAGTTATGGTTATCGTCCATGTCGAAGCGCCCAGCAAGCGGTAAAAGTCATTGAAATGAGCCTAAAACAAGGCTATCAGCACGTACTCGATGCTGACTTGAGCGCCTATTTCGATACCATTCCGCACGCTAAGTTGATGACAAAAATAGAAAGGCGAATAAGCGACAGCAGCTTTCTGAGTTTACTGAAAAGCTTTATCAAAGCGCCCATCAGCATAGAGACGGTCAACGGGAAATGGCGAATAGAAGCAAGCCGATGTGGCACTCCACAAGGCGGAGTTATCTCTCCACTACTGGCTAACATCTATCTCAACGATTTCTGTTTGAAAATACACGAAAAAACACCGTGTAAAATCGTTACCTATGCAGATGATTTTGTTGTACTTCATAAGCAAACCTACACACAAGAGCAACTGGACTGA
- a CDS encoding RsmB/NOP family class I SAM-dependent RNA methyltransferase, with protein sequence MTDFQVSSQQTCSLMAQTPAQKRALSYALTIHRLFTQIMDSKQPADRVLAHYFRENKKHGSKDRRVIRETLFAMFRWWGWLGKTLPIQSRADVDSHWLSVMLSSALLEKQSWPIVIKAWGELANVEHELITHSNDIDTPLAVIKNLYPEIEFKLTELLPESFWKHHALDKQNSLSLVESMSSRPPIWARSQYAETSYIIESLNKQDFDANKSTHFPDAINLGHKSLNLNQLKLYQQGKIEIQDLASQTIGHVCDPKPNELWWDACSGAGGKALQLTAMMYSQDTDRKGEVVASDIRKQALDELYKRMQRAQVNHIQIKHWASEHIPVPIEHFDGVLVDAPCSCTGTWRRNPDMRWTDDLSTLDDVSALQLDILTKSSAAVKQGGRLIYATCSIIKAENEDVVSTFLANNPEFNLEPIINPFTNKEASTLTIWPYEANSDGMFVARMIKA encoded by the coding sequence ATGACTGATTTTCAGGTCTCATCACAACAAACTTGTTCTTTGATGGCGCAAACTCCCGCTCAAAAAAGAGCTTTAAGTTATGCCCTCACTATTCATCGTTTATTTACTCAGATAATGGACAGCAAACAACCGGCAGATCGTGTGTTAGCTCATTATTTCAGAGAAAATAAAAAGCATGGTTCAAAAGACCGTCGCGTGATACGTGAAACTTTATTTGCAATGTTTCGCTGGTGGGGCTGGCTAGGTAAAACTTTACCGATTCAATCAAGAGCAGATGTAGATTCCCATTGGCTTTCAGTCATGTTGAGTTCAGCACTTTTAGAAAAACAAAGTTGGCCTATAGTAATTAAGGCATGGGGTGAATTAGCCAATGTTGAGCATGAGTTAATAACTCATTCAAACGATATCGACACTCCATTAGCGGTTATTAAAAATTTATACCCTGAGATTGAATTCAAATTAACAGAATTATTGCCAGAAAGTTTTTGGAAACATCACGCCCTTGATAAACAAAACAGCCTTTCTTTAGTTGAGTCAATGTCATCACGTCCTCCTATTTGGGCACGTTCTCAATACGCTGAAACAAGCTATATCATTGAAAGTTTAAATAAACAGGATTTCGATGCGAACAAAAGTACCCACTTTCCTGACGCAATTAACTTAGGGCACAAAAGCCTTAACCTCAATCAATTAAAGCTTTATCAACAAGGTAAAATTGAGATTCAAGATCTAGCGTCACAAACTATCGGGCATGTATGTGATCCTAAACCTAATGAGCTGTGGTGGGATGCATGCAGCGGTGCTGGCGGGAAAGCATTACAGCTAACGGCAATGATGTACTCACAAGACACTGATAGAAAAGGCGAAGTCGTGGCTTCTGATATTAGAAAACAAGCATTAGATGAGCTTTATAAACGTATGCAGCGCGCTCAAGTGAATCATATTCAAATTAAGCATTGGGCGTCTGAGCATATTCCTGTTCCTATTGAACATTTTGATGGCGTTTTAGTTGATGCGCCATGTAGCTGCACAGGCACTTGGCGACGTAACCCTGACATGCGTTGGACGGATGATTTATCAACACTAGACGACGTTTCTGCACTACAGCTTGATATTCTTACTAAAAGTAGCGCGGCAGTGAAACAGGGTGGACGATTAATTTATGCGACTTGCTCAATAATTAAAGCTGAAAATGAAGATGTTGTTTCAACATTTTTAGCAAATAATCCTGAATTCAATTTAGAGCCAATTATTAATCCTTTCACTAATAAAGAGGCTTCTACGCTGACTATTTGGCCGTATGAAGCCAATAGCGACGGTATGTTTGTTGCCAGAATGATTAAAGCGTGA
- a CDS encoding PKD domain-containing protein, which yields MIIKKVLSSAALASLALISQASFATTQTSQQVSNVQSTMLQTGKGYEVKEFTMNQGFQGDQQSTTLYFIYSAQGAKNAAAEAGLPLNERDDVIQDFANGGLGGCNAASDHCFTTGDDDSYQIIIIDKDLAQQDNFKSTADMNSYLAQRGLLKARQQEIKALQSQGIKVDSNNLQTISCSSTNHGKKSFHKTLNFPFSKTDSTGGNNASLSYSVDANAQVDGSAAVNYLYKSKFCVPYKVQISQIDAEAKFALTGNISLQGVAKGELSPSSWNLYNGNISSGWFSVGPIPIQYDINLPVTAGISKVAFEARGDISLKKDLNITGNYKYACYQSKCSKVSSNFSDNGAFDKDNLSYPVLATAKVVPFVKLSVRGSLYNDLIWARAGTQEDVSIGLNGYAGNQCGNGNGIGNDDYVTSAIANVKLQARAFAEGRFFHDQNWNLLDKNLKFLDLLNPSTALSPIVRANVQGQNVNLNVSIRSCMRDLDSSFQNFSVQWGDGASDNISNLSGARNIHHSFSSPGTYNITVTHDNGAQTQSAVSIGTI from the coding sequence ATGATAATAAAGAAAGTTCTAAGCAGTGCCGCCCTCGCTTCACTTGCACTTATCAGCCAAGCGTCTTTTGCCACTACTCAAACAAGTCAGCAAGTTTCTAACGTCCAATCAACGATGCTTCAGACTGGTAAAGGTTACGAGGTAAAAGAATTCACCATGAACCAAGGTTTTCAAGGTGATCAACAATCTACAACTTTATATTTCATCTACTCAGCTCAAGGTGCAAAAAACGCAGCCGCAGAGGCTGGTTTGCCACTCAATGAGCGTGATGATGTCATCCAAGACTTTGCAAATGGTGGCCTAGGAGGTTGTAATGCTGCCAGTGATCACTGCTTTACGACTGGTGATGATGACTCTTATCAAATTATTATTATTGATAAAGATTTGGCTCAACAAGATAACTTTAAATCTACAGCGGATATGAATTCCTACCTCGCTCAGCGAGGCTTACTTAAAGCTCGCCAGCAAGAAATTAAAGCATTGCAGTCACAAGGAATAAAGGTAGACAGTAATAATTTGCAAACAATAAGCTGTTCCAGCACTAATCATGGAAAAAAAAGCTTCCACAAAACATTAAACTTTCCATTCAGTAAAACAGACTCTACGGGTGGCAATAATGCATCCCTTTCTTATTCTGTAGATGCTAATGCCCAAGTTGATGGTTCTGCCGCTGTAAACTACTTATATAAAAGTAAGTTCTGTGTACCTTATAAAGTACAAATCAGTCAAATCGATGCCGAAGCAAAATTTGCGTTAACAGGAAACATCAGTTTACAAGGTGTTGCAAAGGGTGAATTATCCCCATCCTCATGGAATTTGTATAATGGCAACATATCCAGTGGTTGGTTTTCTGTGGGCCCTATCCCTATCCAATATGATATCAATCTACCAGTAACCGCTGGAATATCTAAAGTAGCTTTTGAGGCTAGAGGAGATATCAGTCTTAAAAAAGACCTAAACATTACTGGTAACTATAAATACGCTTGCTATCAATCCAAATGCAGTAAAGTCAGTTCAAATTTTTCAGATAATGGAGCCTTCGATAAAGACAACTTAAGTTACCCTGTTCTCGCAACAGCTAAAGTCGTACCATTTGTTAAACTTTCGGTTCGCGGGAGTCTGTATAACGATTTAATTTGGGCTAGAGCAGGCACACAAGAAGATGTCTCTATTGGTTTAAATGGTTATGCTGGTAATCAATGTGGAAATGGTAACGGCATTGGAAATGACGATTATGTAACCTCAGCTATTGCGAACGTAAAATTACAAGCAAGAGCTTTCGCAGAGGGTCGTTTTTTCCATGATCAAAACTGGAACTTGCTTGATAAAAACTTAAAGTTCCTTGATCTGCTAAACCCAAGCACGGCTCTTTCTCCAATTGTGCGAGCCAATGTTCAAGGACAAAATGTTAACCTCAATGTATCAATTCGTTCTTGTATGAGAGATCTAGATAGCAGTTTCCAAAACTTTTCTGTGCAATGGGGGGATGGTGCTAGTGATAACATAAGTAATCTTTCAGGGGCTCGTAACATTCATCATTCATTTTCAAGTCCCGGTACATACAATATAACAGTGACACATGATAACGGCGCACAAACTCAGAGCGCAGTATCGATAGGCACTATCTAG
- a CDS encoding glutathione peroxidase produces MSTSFYELSATDINGDELPLRNYQDKVLLIVNTASGCGFTPQYQGLESLYQKYQTDGFTVLGFPCNQFGKQEKGSEKEIASFCELNFGVTFPLFSKVEVNGDNTHPIFKYLKQSAKGLLGSESIKWNFTKFLVNKKGEVIKRYAPTTKPEAIKLDIESLL; encoded by the coding sequence ATGTCTACATCCTTTTATGAGCTTTCGGCTACAGATATTAATGGCGACGAGCTACCACTGCGAAATTATCAAGATAAGGTATTACTCATAGTCAATACTGCAAGTGGCTGTGGGTTTACTCCACAATATCAAGGACTCGAATCACTTTATCAAAAGTACCAAACTGATGGCTTTACGGTGCTAGGTTTTCCATGTAACCAATTTGGTAAGCAAGAAAAGGGTTCTGAAAAAGAAATAGCCTCTTTTTGTGAGTTAAACTTTGGGGTTACTTTCCCTTTATTTTCTAAAGTTGAGGTGAATGGCGACAACACACATCCAATTTTTAAGTATCTAAAGCAATCTGCAAAAGGATTACTTGGCTCAGAATCAATTAAGTGGAATTTCACCAAATTTTTAGTGAACAAAAAAGGCGAAGTCATAAAGCGCTACGCACCAACAACAAAACCAGAAGCTATCAAATTAGATATTGAATCGCTATTGTAG
- a CDS encoding collagenase produces MKKTLAMLTTCLLPLSTPLAETNTPLNDVLNQQHQCSPTIQIRSQDLTAQQLSDACKLLSKQEAQFHRFFKTESNPVNDDNNNSMRANVYADRNSYVTHVTNHFDVPSDNGGMYLEGLPHKQDNHAEFVAYEKNGKIWNLAHEYVHYLDGRFNLYGDFCASLHDSHSAPEYCPKPSPAYPHLVWWSEGIAEYISKGDKHPNAFNAAKTNEYKLSELFNTSYENNGGSKRIYHWGYLATRFMMEKHRTDVEKMLELTREGKYKDYQSLVKSWGTKFDAEFTTWLKQF; encoded by the coding sequence ATGAAAAAAACACTTGCTATGCTGACAACCTGCTTACTGCCTTTAAGCACACCATTAGCAGAAACTAACACTCCTTTAAATGATGTGTTAAACCAGCAACATCAATGCAGCCCTACAATTCAAATTCGCTCTCAAGATCTTACGGCTCAGCAACTAAGTGATGCCTGTAAATTGTTATCAAAACAAGAAGCACAATTTCACCGTTTTTTTAAAACAGAAAGTAACCCAGTGAACGATGATAACAACAATAGCATGAGAGCAAATGTCTACGCCGACAGAAATTCGTATGTTACTCATGTAACAAACCATTTTGATGTGCCAAGTGACAATGGCGGCATGTATCTAGAGGGCCTTCCCCATAAGCAAGACAATCACGCCGAATTTGTGGCCTATGAAAAAAACGGTAAAATTTGGAATTTGGCTCATGAATATGTCCATTATTTAGATGGCCGGTTTAATTTATACGGTGATTTCTGTGCCTCATTGCATGACTCACACAGCGCACCAGAATATTGTCCTAAGCCTTCTCCTGCATACCCTCATCTCGTTTGGTGGTCAGAAGGCATAGCTGAATACATCAGCAAAGGTGATAAACACCCAAACGCATTCAACGCCGCAAAAACAAATGAATACAAACTCAGTGAATTGTTTAATACAAGTTACGAAAATAACGGAGGCTCTAAGCGAATTTATCACTGGGGTTACTTAGCCACTCGTTTCATGATGGAAAAACATCGTACCGATGTAGAAAAAATGCTTGAACTAACCAGAGAAGGTAAGTACAAAGATTATCAATCGCTTGTGAAGAGCTGGGGAACTAAATTTGATGCTGAGTTTACTACATGGCTAAAACAATTTTAA